Proteins encoded together in one Aminipila butyrica window:
- a CDS encoding cobalamin B12-binding domain-containing protein: protein MEKQELFRRAKEAIVEADEEQAFSLILEAQMRQVDLLELLMSGFGAGNQELGQRFDSGRLSIPELVYAAEVMKNVTDNILKLLNSPEKEDSFFKKKGTVLLATVAGDVHDIGKGIVASTLRTAGFEVIDLGCEVPAEVILEEAVKNQVDIIGTSALLTSTMAEQKKLEKLLLEAGQKAAFMTMVGGAPCTPRWAKRIGADGYSEDAVEAVWVADKLMKEKEKRMKR from the coding sequence CGTCGAGGCGGATGAGGAGCAGGCCTTCAGCTTGATTTTAGAAGCGCAGATGAGGCAGGTAGATTTGTTAGAATTGCTGATGTCCGGTTTTGGGGCAGGCAATCAGGAGTTGGGACAACGGTTCGACAGTGGGCGATTGTCTATTCCAGAGTTGGTTTATGCAGCAGAGGTGATGAAAAATGTCACCGATAACATTTTAAAGCTGTTGAATTCACCTGAAAAAGAGGACTCCTTTTTTAAGAAGAAAGGTACGGTTTTGCTGGCCACCGTGGCTGGCGACGTTCACGATATAGGCAAAGGCATTGTGGCTTCCACCTTGCGGACGGCAGGGTTTGAGGTCATTGATTTAGGCTGCGAGGTGCCGGCAGAAGTTATTTTGGAGGAAGCGGTCAAAAATCAGGTGGATATCATCGGCACCAGTGCACTGCTGACTTCCACCATGGCGGAGCAGAAAAAGCTGGAGAAGCTGCTGCTGGAGGCTGGTCAAAAGGCAGCCTTTATGACTATGGTAGGGGGAGCTCCCTGTACCCCCAGATGGGCTAAGCGAATCGGCGCAGATGGCTACAGTGAGGATGCCGTTGAAGCGGTGTGGGTAGCGGATAAGTTGATGAAAGAAAAAGAAAAAAGAATGAAGCGGTAA